The following proteins are encoded in a genomic region of Pelodictyon phaeoclathratiforme BU-1:
- the rho gene encoding transcription termination factor Rho, whose amino-acid sequence MSNNSVCKGLDINMLQKKKVSELHVLAKELGVMAAGLRKEELIFKIIEAQSQKNTDSESGNVMVNTGVLQVIPEGYGFLRSANYNYLSSPDDIYVSPSQIKRFNMRTGDTVSGQVRAPKEGERFFALLKINTIDGNDPEITRERPYFENLTPLFPRERLKLETKQSEACGRIMDIFTPIGKGQRGLIVAQPKTGKTMLLQMIANAIIKNHPEVYLIVLLIDERPEEVTDMARSVPAEVVSSTFDEDPERHVLVADMVLEKAKRLVEVGRDVVVLLDSITRLARAHNTIIPHSGKILSGGIDANALTKPKRFFGAARNIEEGGSLTIIATALIDTGSRMDDVIFEEFKGTGNMELLLDRRLSERRIFPSIDILRSSTRKEELLFTQEELSRTWLLRKYLADKNPIECMEFMREKMADTKDNKDFFKYMNA is encoded by the coding sequence ATGTCGAACAATTCGGTTTGTAAAGGTCTGGACATCAATATGCTCCAGAAAAAGAAGGTTTCTGAACTGCATGTTTTAGCCAAAGAGCTTGGAGTGATGGCTGCCGGTTTGCGAAAGGAGGAGCTGATTTTCAAGATTATTGAGGCGCAGTCACAGAAAAATACCGACTCCGAAAGCGGTAACGTCATGGTCAACACCGGCGTTCTGCAGGTCATCCCGGAAGGTTACGGCTTTTTACGGTCAGCCAATTACAACTACCTTTCCTCTCCTGACGATATTTATGTATCCCCGTCCCAGATCAAGCGATTTAACATGCGTACCGGTGATACCGTCTCCGGACAAGTAAGGGCTCCAAAGGAGGGAGAACGCTTTTTTGCCTTGCTGAAGATCAACACCATTGATGGTAACGACCCTGAAATTACACGAGAGCGCCCCTACTTCGAAAATCTGACCCCCCTTTTTCCGCGAGAGCGCCTCAAGCTCGAAACCAAGCAGTCGGAAGCATGTGGCCGCATCATGGATATTTTTACCCCTATCGGTAAAGGGCAGAGAGGCCTGATTGTGGCGCAGCCGAAAACCGGCAAAACGATGTTGTTGCAGATGATTGCCAATGCCATTATCAAAAATCATCCAGAGGTCTACCTTATTGTGCTGCTTATCGACGAACGCCCTGAAGAGGTGACCGACATGGCCCGGAGTGTTCCGGCAGAAGTGGTAAGCTCCACCTTTGATGAGGATCCCGAACGTCACGTTCTTGTAGCCGATATGGTGCTTGAAAAGGCGAAGCGGCTTGTGGAGGTTGGTCGTGATGTGGTGGTGCTGCTCGATTCCATTACACGGCTTGCAAGGGCTCACAATACCATCATTCCCCATTCAGGAAAAATCCTGTCAGGTGGTATCGATGCCAATGCCCTTACCAAACCGAAACGCTTCTTTGGTGCAGCCCGTAATATCGAGGAAGGCGGAAGCCTGACCATTATTGCCACCGCGCTTATTGATACCGGTTCCCGCATGGATGATGTTATTTTCGAAGAGTTCAAAGGAACAGGCAATATGGAGCTTCTGCTCGACCGTCGGCTTTCTGAGCGTCGTATTTTCCCATCCATTGATATTCTTCGCTCCAGTACCCGTAAGGAAGAGCTGCTCTTTACACAGGAAGAGCTTTCAAGGACATGGTTGCTCAGAAAATACCTTGCCGACAAGAACCCTATCGAGTGCATGGAGTTCATGCGTGAGAAAATGGCTGACACCAAGGATAACAAGGACTTTTTCAAATACATGAATGCCTGA
- a CDS encoding bifunctional folylpolyglutamate synthase/dihydrofolate synthase, with protein sequence MTYQEALDFLYPLHRFGIKPGLERVRTLLDLHGSPQKRLGLLVHIAGTNGKGSVAAALASIFQAAGKKCALYTSPHLVDFTERIRINGSRIPQERVAHYCTRFRDAVVENHSTFFEATTAIAFAWFADEGVDVTILETGMGGRLDATNVVHSDYVVITTIALDHTDWLGGTLPLIAAEKAAIIKKGSRVFTAVSRQEALLPIQTMAELCDAPLFVYGKDALSTIISAQPGVLELEVTTASRKYRGLKVPLTGSFHAANVSLAVMVAEDTGIAAEQISSGLERLLQTGYRARLEQIGMNPAILLDVSHNPDGMRETVNTLLSFRKKYRRISVVLGLASDKDARAVIRELHRLECSFVLVNIPSERSVSAEVLSSICQEEGSAATVCATGREGLAYLLSRAGADDLILVTGSFYLAGEIIATGR encoded by the coding sequence GTGACCTACCAGGAAGCTCTCGATTTTCTTTACCCACTGCATCGCTTCGGAATAAAACCAGGCCTTGAACGTGTTCGCACGTTGCTTGATCTTCATGGCTCACCGCAGAAGCGGTTGGGATTGCTTGTCCATATCGCCGGAACCAATGGCAAAGGGAGTGTTGCTGCGGCACTTGCCTCGATCTTTCAGGCTGCAGGTAAAAAGTGTGCACTCTATACCTCTCCGCATCTGGTCGATTTTACCGAGAGGATTCGTATCAATGGCTCCCGTATTCCACAGGAGAGAGTTGCCCACTACTGTACTCGTTTCCGTGATGCGGTTGTAGAAAATCACTCCACCTTTTTTGAGGCAACAACAGCCATCGCCTTTGCCTGGTTTGCCGATGAAGGCGTTGATGTTACCATCCTTGAGACCGGCATGGGCGGAAGGCTTGATGCAACCAATGTTGTGCACTCTGATTATGTGGTGATTACAACAATCGCTCTTGATCACACGGACTGGCTTGGCGGGACGCTACCCCTTATTGCTGCTGAAAAAGCGGCTATTATCAAAAAAGGGAGCAGGGTATTTACTGCTGTATCCCGGCAGGAAGCCCTTCTTCCGATACAAACGATGGCGGAATTGTGTGATGCACCACTTTTTGTTTATGGAAAAGATGCACTCAGTACCATTATTTCTGCTCAACCGGGAGTGCTTGAGCTTGAGGTTACGACAGCGTCCCGAAAGTATCGAGGCTTGAAGGTACCCCTTACCGGATCGTTTCATGCCGCCAACGTCTCCCTTGCCGTTATGGTGGCGGAAGACACCGGCATTGCTGCCGAACAGATCTCTTCGGGGCTTGAACGGTTATTGCAGACCGGGTACCGCGCAAGGCTGGAACAGATTGGTATGAATCCCGCCATACTTCTTGACGTATCGCATAATCCTGATGGTATGCGAGAAACCGTCAACACTCTTCTTTCTTTCCGGAAAAAATACCGCCGGATCTCTGTTGTGCTTGGTCTGGCTTCAGACAAGGATGCCAGGGCGGTTATCCGGGAACTGCATCGTCTTGAATGCTCTTTTGTTCTTGTCAATATTCCCTCGGAGCGCTCAGTTTCAGCCGAAGTACTCAGCTCAATATGTCAGGAAGAGGGCTCAGCGGCAACTGTATGCGCTACCGGCAGAGAAGGGCTTGCTTATCTGTTGTCAAGGGCAGGTGCTGATGATTTGATTCTTGTGACAGGCTCGTTCTATCTTGCAGGTGAGATTATCGCTACGGGAAGATGA
- the ruvA gene encoding Holliday junction branch migration protein RuvA, with protein MFAYFRGKLTSVLPEEVVVEVSGIAYQFLISAATHRQLPEQGSEVFLFSHLVVREDLLQLYGFSGEEERQLFRLLLLTTGVGPKLALALLSGLSVQDIHDAILTNTPERLYGITGVGKKTAARIILELRDKVLKLSPVSALASPARLSSTLLRDDAVNALVTLGFSRIIVQKAVVAILEQNPGLTVEEVIKAALVSIHNS; from the coding sequence ATGTTTGCATATTTTCGCGGCAAGCTTACTTCGGTATTGCCAGAAGAGGTGGTTGTAGAGGTTTCCGGTATTGCTTACCAGTTTCTGATTTCAGCAGCCACACATCGTCAATTACCCGAACAGGGTAGTGAGGTGTTCCTTTTTTCACATCTTGTTGTCAGGGAAGATCTTCTGCAACTTTACGGCTTTTCGGGAGAAGAGGAGCGTCAATTGTTCCGGTTGCTTCTGCTCACTACGGGTGTGGGACCCAAACTTGCCCTCGCCCTTCTTTCCGGATTATCAGTTCAGGATATTCACGACGCTATTCTGACCAATACTCCCGAACGCCTCTACGGTATCACCGGTGTTGGAAAAAAGACGGCTGCAAGGATTATTCTTGAGTTACGCGATAAAGTTCTGAAACTTTCTCCTGTTTCTGCTCTTGCTTCTCCGGCCCGGCTTTCGTCAACCCTCTTGCGCGATGATGCCGTCAATGCTCTTGTAACTCTTGGATTTTCCAGAATCATTGTTCAAAAAGCTGTTGTAGCTATTCTCGAACAAAACCCCGGATTGACAGTCGAAGAGGTGATCAAAGCAGCTCTCGTCTCAATTCATAACAGTTAG
- the glmM gene encoding phosphoglucosamine mutase, producing the protein MSLMISVSGIRGIVGESLTPKNLTAFAMAFASLVFRQKERCGKNHSGKKPTIVIGRDTRPTGKAIGDLVSSTLLLCGCDVVDLGIATTPTVELAVTGEGADGGLIITASHNPVAWNALKMLNHKGEFLGAEEVDELLAIAEKELFVHAHWDRIGTLSQNEQYDELHIKKVLDLPCIDTTTIEKEQFRVLVDCVEGAGASIIPRLCTELGIKNIVEVACGGSGLFPRNPEPIEENLSTTIAALKESGCDFALIVDPDVDRLALLCEDGSLFGEEYTLVACADFYLKHKIGAVVNNLSSSRALRDIAAKHGVACYSAKIGEANVSEMMKEVGAVIGGEGNGGVILPELHYGRDALVGIALIVQAFTLWRSENGGGSLSEFRRTFPDYFMSKQKIVLGSTSRAALEKLFTDIASHYHSAAANRLDGLKLDFADSWVHLRPSNTEPIIRIYAEAPSKTGADELASELKHEIEQRVAGIESHE; encoded by the coding sequence ATGAGTCTGATGATCAGCGTTTCCGGTATAAGGGGTATTGTCGGCGAAAGCCTGACCCCAAAAAATCTCACAGCATTTGCGATGGCTTTTGCCTCCCTTGTCTTTCGTCAGAAAGAGAGATGTGGCAAAAACCATTCTGGAAAAAAGCCAACGATTGTCATTGGCCGCGATACCCGTCCGACAGGCAAGGCAATCGGGGATCTGGTCAGCAGTACGCTGCTGCTTTGCGGATGCGATGTTGTTGATCTCGGCATTGCAACAACACCAACCGTTGAACTTGCTGTTACAGGGGAGGGTGCCGACGGAGGACTGATCATTACCGCTTCACACAACCCTGTTGCCTGGAATGCACTGAAAATGCTCAACCACAAGGGCGAATTCCTCGGCGCCGAAGAGGTTGATGAGCTGCTTGCCATTGCTGAAAAGGAGTTGTTTGTCCATGCACACTGGGACAGGATCGGCACACTCTCCCAAAATGAGCAGTATGACGAACTGCATATCAAAAAAGTGCTCGATCTCCCCTGTATTGATACCACAACCATTGAAAAAGAGCAGTTCCGGGTACTTGTTGACTGCGTTGAAGGGGCTGGAGCCTCAATTATTCCCCGGCTTTGCACTGAACTGGGTATCAAGAACATTGTTGAGGTTGCCTGTGGCGGCAGCGGACTTTTTCCGCGCAATCCCGAGCCCATCGAGGAAAATCTTTCCACCACCATCGCCGCACTCAAGGAGAGTGGCTGCGATTTTGCCCTGATTGTTGATCCTGACGTAGACCGGCTTGCCCTGCTCTGCGAAGATGGCTCGCTTTTCGGAGAGGAGTACACGCTGGTTGCCTGCGCTGATTTTTACCTGAAGCACAAAATCGGAGCGGTGGTAAACAATCTTTCGAGCAGTCGGGCACTGCGCGATATTGCAGCAAAACATGGTGTGGCGTGCTACAGCGCAAAAATTGGAGAGGCCAACGTCAGCGAGATGATGAAAGAGGTGGGTGCTGTTATTGGCGGTGAAGGAAACGGGGGGGTCATCCTTCCGGAACTGCATTACGGCAGGGACGCTCTGGTCGGTATCGCACTTATCGTACAAGCCTTTACTCTCTGGCGCAGTGAGAACGGGGGTGGTTCGCTGTCCGAGTTCCGGCGTACCTTTCCCGACTATTTTATGTCGAAACAGAAAATTGTGCTCGGTTCTACCAGCCGTGCTGCGCTTGAAAAACTCTTCACCGATATTGCCAGCCACTACCACAGCGCAGCAGCAAACCGGCTTGACGGACTTAAACTTGATTTTGCTGACAGTTGGGTTCATCTGCGCCCTTCCAATACGGAACCCATCATACGCATCTATGCTGAGGCGCCCTCAAAAACAGGAGCTGATGAGCTGGCAAGCGAACTGAAGCATGAAATTGAACAAAGAGTCGCGGGTATTGAGAGTCATGAGTAA
- a CDS encoding electron transfer flavoprotein subunit beta/FixA family protein: MDIAVCLCQVPDTASVITVLDGAVDLSRVHEVMNPFDEYALEEAVRLKERFEGSVVTLFCVAPPSAKEMLRKALALGGDRAVLISGTKEPSDPFQTALLLSRAISACYATALPDLIFCGKHSTDFQSAQVPLMLAELLDLASVSAIIKLNASTEGIQVEREIEGGIELLDLHYPALFSVEKGLNVPRKTTIKAVIEARKKPIDHLSLTLSESPFVAITAMKPLIRKKQCRFVSDAKELIRLLGHEEALF; the protein is encoded by the coding sequence ATGGATATTGCTGTCTGTCTCTGTCAGGTACCCGATACCGCCTCGGTTATCACCGTTCTTGATGGAGCTGTTGACCTCTCAAGAGTTCATGAGGTGATGAATCCCTTCGACGAGTATGCTCTTGAAGAAGCGGTACGTCTCAAAGAGCGTTTTGAAGGGAGTGTTGTGACCCTCTTCTGCGTAGCTCCCCCCTCAGCAAAAGAGATGCTCCGCAAAGCCCTTGCCCTGGGTGGAGATAGGGCTGTACTGATAAGCGGTACAAAAGAGCCATCAGATCCCTTTCAGACCGCCTTGCTTCTCAGCCGTGCAATTTCTGCCTGTTACGCGACGGCTCTTCCGGATCTTATTTTTTGCGGTAAGCACTCAACCGACTTTCAAAGCGCCCAGGTTCCACTGATGCTTGCCGAACTGCTTGATCTTGCATCGGTCAGCGCCATTATCAAACTGAACGCATCAACTGAGGGCATTCAGGTTGAGCGTGAAATTGAGGGGGGCATTGAATTGCTCGATCTTCACTATCCGGCACTCTTCAGCGTTGAAAAAGGGTTGAATGTGCCGCGTAAAACGACGATCAAAGCGGTCATTGAAGCGCGAAAAAAACCGATTGATCATCTATCCCTCACGCTTAGCGAGAGCCCTTTTGTCGCCATTACCGCCATGAAGCCCCTGATAAGGAAAAAACAGTGTCGATTTGTGTCGGACGCAAAAGAGCTGATCCGGCTGCTCGGTCATGAAGAGGCTCTATTCTGA
- a CDS encoding type II toxin-antitoxin system VapC family toxin: MNRVLVDTDILSYYFKGDQVVVGNFEKYLQQYDLIEISLITYYEIVGGLLAKSALKQLTVFEDFVVENIVLPMTDKSAKISAELYSLLRQTGKIIDDIDLLIAGIAIENDMTLVTNNESHFGRISGLRIENWKKQGQ; this comes from the coding sequence ATGAATAGAGTTCTTGTTGATACGGATATTTTGTCATATTATTTTAAAGGTGATCAAGTTGTTGTTGGTAATTTTGAAAAATATTTGCAGCAATATGATTTGATCGAAATAAGTTTAATAACGTATTACGAAATTGTTGGAGGGCTATTGGCAAAAAGTGCACTAAAGCAATTGACCGTATTTGAGGATTTTGTTGTTGAAAATATTGTTCTTCCAATGACTGATAAATCAGCAAAGATTTCTGCGGAATTGTATTCTTTATTGAGACAGACTGGTAAAATAATTGATGATATTGATTTGTTGATTGCTGGCATTGCGATTGAGAATGATATGACTCTGGTTACCAATAACGAGAGCCATTTCGGAAGGATTTCTGGTTTAAGGATTGAGAATTGGAAAAAGCAGGGCCAATAA
- the rpsT gene encoding 30S ribosomal protein S20 encodes MPLHKSAEKRLRQSERRNARNRSRKKELKVLVKTMQKLIDTSAEKAVVEVAYRSAVQKLDRLGVKNYIHANKASRKKSQLTRLMNSYVKAD; translated from the coding sequence ATGCCTTTACACAAATCGGCTGAAAAAAGATTGCGGCAGTCAGAAAGAAGAAATGCCAGGAACAGATCAAGGAAAAAAGAGCTGAAAGTTCTTGTTAAAACCATGCAGAAACTGATTGATACCAGTGCGGAAAAGGCGGTCGTCGAAGTTGCCTACCGTTCAGCGGTTCAGAAGCTTGATCGTCTCGGGGTAAAGAATTACATTCATGCCAATAAAGCATCCCGCAAAAAGTCACAACTGACACGTCTGATGAACAGTTATGTGAAAGCTGACTAA
- a CDS encoding ABC transporter permease — translation MLKTLFSIAVRHLLGRRRQTLTTILGVAVSTMVLITTNSLTRGLLDSFVETIVNVAPHITLKGESMRPMPVNLFEEERSLSVAFVDNNIKKLDPEEVRNYRQILTVFSSPTYEKKILAASPYVLSQVMAVKGSRNQPLVLKGVLIEREDAISGIGKKLTQGNIALFEKTPNALLVGRTVARDMNLKMNDLVVIIPSSGKSRQCKVAGIFFSGVNAVDNSVFVSLKLAQIIEGLPANKVTGIALKVADPFVNAALASELERITGYRCLTWQEENASILSLFARIGYIVFSLVAFVGVVSGFGVANILVTTVFEKSRDIAIMKSFGFSARQLVAMFVLEGFMVGLAGALVGGVLALGAIDLFASLPVESSQGPLTKTGFSMSYNPLYFLLIIGITVLISTLAAILPSARAAKLEPVSVLRDSSL, via the coding sequence ATGCTGAAAACCTTGTTCTCCATAGCCGTGCGTCATCTGCTCGGGCGACGTCGGCAGACGCTGACCACTATTCTTGGTGTGGCGGTCAGTACGATGGTGCTGATTACCACCAACTCCCTTACCCGCGGTCTGCTCGACTCTTTTGTTGAGACCATTGTGAACGTTGCGCCTCACATTACGCTGAAGGGCGAATCCATGCGTCCCATGCCAGTTAATCTTTTTGAAGAGGAGCGCTCCCTCTCGGTTGCCTTTGTTGACAACAACATCAAAAAGCTTGATCCGGAAGAGGTGCGTAATTATCGTCAGATTCTTACGGTGTTTAGTTCTCCGACCTATGAAAAAAAGATTCTTGCCGCATCCCCCTATGTTCTTTCGCAGGTTATGGCTGTCAAAGGAAGCCGGAACCAGCCGCTGGTGCTCAAGGGTGTTCTGATTGAGAGAGAGGATGCGATCAGCGGTATCGGCAAAAAATTGACACAGGGTAACATCGCCCTGTTTGAAAAAACCCCCAATGCGCTCCTTGTGGGACGAACGGTTGCAAGGGATATGAACCTTAAAATGAATGACCTGGTAGTGATCATCCCCTCATCCGGAAAGAGTCGGCAGTGCAAGGTTGCCGGGATCTTTTTTTCCGGCGTCAATGCGGTCGATAACAGTGTTTTTGTTTCACTCAAACTAGCCCAGATCATTGAAGGGTTGCCAGCAAACAAGGTAACAGGCATAGCGCTGAAAGTGGCCGATCCCTTTGTCAATGCTGCACTTGCCAGCGAACTCGAACGGATTACCGGCTACCGTTGCCTCACCTGGCAGGAGGAAAACGCCAGTATTCTCTCCCTTTTCGCCCGCATCGGGTACATCGTTTTCTCTCTGGTGGCTTTTGTCGGCGTTGTCTCCGGGTTCGGTGTGGCGAATATTCTCGTGACCACCGTTTTTGAAAAGAGCCGCGACATAGCTATCATGAAGTCCTTTGGATTTTCTGCACGTCAGTTGGTTGCCATGTTTGTTCTTGAAGGGTTTATGGTTGGATTGGCGGGCGCTCTTGTTGGTGGGGTTCTTGCACTTGGTGCGATCGATCTCTTTGCCAGTTTGCCTGTCGAAAGTTCACAAGGCCCGCTGACCAAAACCGGTTTCAGCATGTCCTATAATCCCCTCTATTTTCTGCTCATCATCGGCATAACGGTTCTGATCAGTACGCTTGCGGCTATTCTGCCCTCAGCCAGAGCAGCCAAACTTGAACCGGTCAGTGTGCTCCGCGACAGCAGTCTGTAG
- the ltrA gene encoding group II intron reverse transcriptase/maturase — MTKPYEISKELVLKAYQQVKSNGGAAGVDRESLQAFETKLKDNLYKVWNRLSSGSYFPPPVRGVGIPKKSGGVRMLGVPTVADRVAQSVVKMVLEPILEPVFHEDSYGYRPGRSAHDAIAVVRKRNWEYDWVVEFDIKGLFDNIDHELLMRALRKHCQTPWVFLYVERWLKAPMETPEGELIERTKGTPQGGVVSPLLANLFLHYAFDRWVSENLPGVPFCRYSDDGVLHCKSKIQAELVKRKIGERFRECGLELHPDKTQIVYCRDSNRKDEHPVNQFTFLGFTFCSREAKKKDGTYFIGFLPGVSRDALRHMRQTIRRWKLQLKNSLELADLSAQFNPILRGWKNYYTRFYGSAMAPVWQHMNYYLAHWMMRKYKQLSGHKTRASRKLRLLAEENPNLFAHWKAGYTSMAR, encoded by the coding sequence ATGACAAAGCCATATGAAATTTCCAAAGAACTTGTCTTGAAAGCGTATCAACAAGTGAAATCTAATGGAGGTGCAGCCGGTGTAGACCGAGAATCGTTACAGGCATTTGAAACAAAACTGAAAGACAACCTGTACAAGGTATGGAACAGGCTCAGTTCCGGCAGTTATTTTCCGCCGCCGGTAAGGGGTGTGGGCATTCCGAAGAAATCTGGAGGAGTGCGTATGCTTGGTGTTCCAACCGTGGCGGACAGGGTAGCTCAAAGCGTTGTAAAAATGGTGCTTGAGCCCATATTGGAACCAGTTTTTCATGAAGATTCGTATGGTTATCGTCCGGGGCGTTCAGCTCATGACGCTATAGCTGTAGTGAGGAAGAGAAATTGGGAATATGATTGGGTTGTAGAATTCGACATCAAGGGGCTGTTTGATAACATCGATCATGAGTTGTTAATGCGCGCTCTTCGGAAACATTGCCAAACTCCTTGGGTTTTTCTTTACGTAGAGCGGTGGCTAAAGGCACCGATGGAGACCCCGGAAGGTGAGCTGATAGAACGGACAAAAGGAACGCCCCAAGGGGGAGTGGTGAGTCCACTGTTGGCGAACCTGTTTCTGCACTATGCGTTTGACCGGTGGGTGAGCGAAAATCTACCCGGTGTGCCGTTTTGTCGGTACTCCGATGATGGCGTTCTTCACTGTAAAAGCAAGATACAGGCAGAGCTGGTAAAGCGAAAGATTGGTGAGCGTTTTCGTGAGTGCGGATTAGAGTTACACCCTGATAAGACGCAAATAGTGTATTGCAGGGATAGCAATCGCAAGGACGAGCATCCAGTAAATCAGTTTACATTTCTTGGTTTTACCTTCTGTTCACGGGAAGCCAAGAAGAAAGATGGAACTTACTTTATTGGGTTTCTGCCGGGAGTAAGCCGGGATGCACTGCGACACATGCGGCAGACGATCAGAAGGTGGAAGCTACAGCTCAAAAACAGCTTGGAACTTGCGGATTTATCAGCACAGTTCAACCCGATACTGAGGGGATGGAAGAACTACTACACGCGATTTTACGGTTCAGCAATGGCTCCGGTTTGGCAACACATGAACTATTACTTGGCACACTGGATGATGAGAAAGTACAAGCAATTGAGTGGGCACAAAACCAGAGCAAGCAGAAAACTGCGACTTCTGGCGGAAGAGAATCCAAACTTATTTGCGCATTGGAAAGCGGGGTATACCTCGATGGCTAGATGA
- a CDS encoding ABC transporter ATP-binding protein, translating to MSNSPGRRASFRPQQDETLQKGKKRSVDFYIVSRLLGYIKPYRTLVAWAIAITIAGSFLGPLRPYLTKIAIDDYIAHGNLKGLTVISIFLAGAILLDGIKQFITTWMTQIIGQKAVLDIRMDIFRHLQKLPARFYDRNPIGRLITRTTGDVESLNEMLSSGIITILGDLLQLFFIVVLMAWIDWQLTLIVLSILPLMIWATIAFKNRVRIAFQDVLTHQARLNTFFQEHLTGMSIVQLFNREEREGRKYASINADHRDANIRTVLYFSIYYPLIETLSSAAAGLVIWYSGVRLLKADLSIGVVISFVQYIWLFFRPLQHLSDRFNVIQTAIASSDRIIRLLDEKEGIEEPAGKREIECFKESIAFKNVWFAYESENWILKDISFTIRHGEKIAIVGATGSGKTTLINILSRLYPFAKGSVSIDSIELSDIAEHSVRKLIGVVMQDVFLFSGTIRENLAFGKPDVTDEEMREAARIVGADRFIDQLPGGYQYRVLENGTGLSSGQKQLIAFVRALLYNPEILVLDEATSSVDTETESLIDAATARLMSERTSIIIAHRLSTVQKADRIIVLHKGVIRESGNHQELLAKRGLYYKLYLLQHPEQTLHIGENGAPA from the coding sequence ATGAGTAACAGCCCCGGGAGAAGAGCAAGTTTCCGGCCTCAGCAGGATGAGACCCTGCAGAAAGGGAAAAAACGATCGGTTGACTTCTACATTGTTTCTCGCCTTTTAGGGTATATCAAACCCTACAGGACTCTTGTTGCCTGGGCTATCGCCATCACCATCGCTGGCTCTTTTCTCGGCCCGCTGCGCCCGTATCTGACAAAGATCGCCATTGACGACTATATCGCCCATGGCAATCTCAAGGGACTTACCGTTATCAGTATTTTTCTTGCAGGCGCCATTCTTCTTGATGGCATCAAGCAGTTTATCACGACCTGGATGACCCAGATTATCGGTCAAAAGGCTGTTTTGGACATCCGAATGGATATTTTCAGACACCTGCAGAAGCTTCCGGCACGGTTTTATGACCGAAACCCGATAGGCCGGCTGATCACCCGTACAACCGGTGATGTGGAATCACTGAACGAAATGCTCTCCAGCGGCATCATCACCATTCTTGGTGACCTTCTGCAGCTCTTTTTCATCGTGGTACTGATGGCGTGGATCGACTGGCAGTTGACCCTTATCGTTCTCAGTATTCTTCCCCTGATGATCTGGGCGACCATCGCTTTCAAAAACAGGGTAAGAATTGCCTTTCAGGATGTGCTTACCCATCAGGCCCGTCTGAACACCTTTTTTCAGGAACATCTCACCGGCATGAGCATCGTCCAGCTTTTTAACCGTGAAGAGCGCGAAGGGCGAAAATATGCCTCGATCAATGCCGATCACCGGGATGCCAACATCCGGACAGTCCTCTATTTTTCAATCTATTATCCACTGATTGAGACACTCAGCTCTGCCGCTGCCGGCCTCGTCATCTGGTACAGCGGAGTCCGCCTGCTCAAGGCTGATCTCTCCATCGGAGTGGTTATCTCATTTGTCCAGTATATCTGGCTTTTTTTCCGTCCCTTGCAGCATCTTTCTGACCGATTCAACGTTATTCAGACCGCTATTGCCAGCTCAGACCGCATCATCCGTCTCCTTGATGAAAAGGAAGGAATAGAAGAGCCTGCAGGAAAGAGGGAGATTGAGTGCTTCAAAGAGAGCATCGCGTTCAAGAACGTCTGGTTCGCCTATGAGAGCGAAAACTGGATACTGAAAGATATCTCCTTTACTATCCGGCATGGAGAAAAAATTGCCATTGTCGGCGCAACAGGAAGCGGCAAAACCACGCTGATCAATATTCTCTCCCGCCTCTACCCCTTTGCAAAAGGGTCGGTGAGCATTGACAGTATAGAGCTGTCCGATATAGCTGAACACTCGGTAAGAAAACTGATTGGTGTGGTCATGCAGGATGTCTTTCTCTTTTCTGGCACCATACGCGAAAACCTCGCCTTTGGCAAACCTGATGTCACAGATGAGGAGATGAGGGAAGCGGCGCGAATTGTCGGTGCTGACCGCTTTATTGACCAGCTCCCCGGAGGTTACCAGTACAGGGTACTTGAAAACGGCACTGGCCTCTCCTCTGGGCAGAAACAGTTGATCGCCTTTGTCCGTGCACTCCTCTACAATCCGGAAATCCTTGTGCTCGATGAGGCCACCAGTTCAGTTGACACAGAAACTGAATCCCTTATTGACGCAGCAACTGCCCGCCTGATGAGTGAACGCACCTCTATTATTATTGCTCACCGGCTTTCCACCGTCCAGAAAGCGGACAGGATTATTGTCTTGCACAAAGGGGTGATCAGAGAGAGCGGCAATCACCAGGAGCTGCTCGCAAAAAGAGGGCTCTACTACAAGCTCTACCTGCTCCAGCACCCCGAACAAACGCTCCACATCGGGGAGAATGGCGCTCCTGCCTGA